From the genome of Pseudomonas sp. TMP9, one region includes:
- a CDS encoding glutathione S-transferase, which produces MIKLHHLNASRSIRILWLLEEIGEPYELIKYARDDKTHLAPASLKAIHPLGKSPVIELDGQVIAESGAMVEVLIKRFAPHLAPDENSAEYSDYLTWIHFSESSAMLPLLLKIFNEFEIKSGTDLKFLNDYAETEFNNVFSYLNDYLNGKNFLVADQLTGADFMLGFVVKGALKWLTSESKFLHIRRYVRNLENQTSFKRALDIDAN; this is translated from the coding sequence ATGATAAAACTTCACCACCTTAATGCTTCACGCTCCATTCGCATCCTTTGGCTGCTAGAGGAAATAGGTGAACCGTATGAGCTAATCAAATACGCCCGCGATGATAAAACCCATTTAGCCCCCGCCTCACTCAAGGCCATTCATCCTCTCGGCAAATCGCCGGTGATTGAGCTAGATGGCCAAGTGATTGCAGAGTCCGGCGCGATGGTGGAAGTGCTGATTAAGCGCTTTGCACCTCACTTAGCGCCTGATGAAAATTCAGCTGAATACAGTGATTACCTCACATGGATTCACTTCTCAGAAAGCTCAGCCATGCTTCCGCTCTTATTAAAAATATTTAATGAGTTTGAAATAAAGTCCGGAACGGATCTTAAATTTCTTAACGACTACGCTGAAACTGAATTTAATAACGTTTTTTCATACCTGAACGACTACCTGAATGGTAAGAACTTTTTAGTCGCGGACCAACTTACAGGTGCAGACTTCATGCTCGGATTTGTAGTGAAGGGCGCACTCAAATGGCTCACATCCGAGAGCAAATTCCTGCATATCCGACGTTATGTTCGTAACCTTGAAAATCAAACAAGCTTTAAACGAGCACTGGACATCGATGCCAACTGA
- a CDS encoding TetR/AcrR family transcriptional regulator, giving the protein MKQNYDDTRQHLLNTGHRIMVVKGFTGVGLNEILQAASVPKGSFYHYFKSKEQFGQSLLEDYFRNYLANMDERFAVTGNTARERLMGYWQKWLDSYCEPCDEQKCLVVKLSAEVADLSESMRITLRDGADHIIERIAGCIEQGQRDASLPQCDVYQTATALYQLWLGASLLSKLHRNSRSLENAMATTLTTLAFNKA; this is encoded by the coding sequence ATGAAGCAAAATTACGATGACACGCGCCAGCATTTACTCAACACCGGCCACCGGATAATGGTCGTGAAGGGCTTTACAGGCGTGGGCTTAAACGAGATTTTGCAGGCCGCAAGCGTGCCCAAGGGCTCGTTCTACCACTACTTTAAATCCAAAGAGCAATTCGGCCAGTCCTTGCTCGAAGATTACTTCCGCAATTACTTGGCGAATATGGATGAGCGTTTCGCCGTAACTGGTAACACCGCTCGCGAGCGGCTTATGGGCTATTGGCAGAAGTGGCTGGATAGCTACTGTGAGCCCTGCGATGAGCAGAAGTGCCTGGTCGTGAAGTTGAGCGCTGAAGTGGCGGATCTTTCAGAGTCCATGCGTATCACGCTGCGCGATGGTGCGGATCATATTATTGAGCGTATCGCTGGATGTATCGAGCAGGGGCAGCGCGATGCTTCTCTGCCGCAGTGTGATGTTTACCAAACAGCTACCGCTCTTTACCAGCTGTGGCTCGGGGCCAGCCTGCTGAGCAAGCTGCACCGCAATAGTCGGTCGCTGGAAAACGCGATGGCCACGACCTTGACCACGCTGGCTTTTAACAAAGCCTGA
- a CDS encoding NADP-dependent oxidoreductase: protein MPQSKQINRRIVLASRPHGAPVDANFRIEHSPIPQPAEGQVLLRTVYLSLDPYMRGRMSDAPSYAPPVDISGVMVGGTVCRVVASKNPAYKVDDWVMSFNGWQDYAISDGSDLTALGDSPTQPSYALGILGMPGFTAYMGLLDIGRPQVGETLVVAAATGPVGATVGQIGKIKGCHVVGVAGGAQKCRYAVEVLGFDTCLDHHAADFSEQLAKACPEGIDVYFESVGGKVFDAVLPLLNTKARVPVCGIVAHYNDTALPSGPDRLPSLMGAILRKRINVQGFIIFDDYAHRYDEFFNEMSSWLAQGRIKYREDLVSGLEEAPKAFIGLLQGHNFGKLVVRVSDD from the coding sequence ATGCCTCAGTCAAAGCAAATCAATCGACGTATTGTGCTGGCATCGCGCCCGCACGGCGCGCCTGTAGATGCCAATTTTCGCATTGAGCACAGCCCAATTCCTCAGCCTGCAGAGGGGCAGGTCTTGTTGCGCACCGTCTACCTCTCACTTGACCCTTACATGCGCGGTCGCATGAGTGATGCACCGTCTTATGCGCCGCCGGTGGACATCAGCGGGGTCATGGTGGGGGGCACCGTGTGCCGCGTGGTGGCCTCGAAAAATCCGGCTTACAAAGTGGATGACTGGGTAATGTCTTTTAATGGCTGGCAGGACTACGCCATCTCCGATGGTAGCGACCTGACTGCGTTAGGCGATTCGCCAACACAGCCCTCTTATGCCCTCGGCATATTGGGTATGCCGGGCTTCACCGCTTACATGGGCCTGCTCGATATTGGCCGGCCGCAGGTAGGCGAAACGCTGGTGGTGGCCGCTGCTACCGGGCCCGTCGGCGCAACTGTAGGGCAGATCGGCAAGATCAAGGGCTGCCATGTGGTTGGTGTGGCGGGCGGGGCGCAAAAGTGCCGGTATGCCGTCGAGGTGCTGGGTTTTGATACCTGCCTCGATCACCATGCAGCGGACTTTTCCGAGCAACTTGCCAAGGCCTGCCCTGAAGGTATTGATGTCTACTTTGAGAGTGTCGGTGGCAAGGTCTTCGATGCGGTGCTGCCGCTGCTGAATACCAAGGCTCGAGTGCCTGTCTGCGGCATTGTCGCGCATTACAACGATACCGCCTTACCGAGCGGGCCAGATCGTTTGCCGTCCTTGATGGGTGCCATTCTGCGTAAGCGTATTAATGTGCAAGGTTTCATTATTTTTGATGATTACGCGCACCGCTACGACGAGTTCTTTAACGAGATGTCGAGCTGGCTTGCGCAGGGTCGGATCAAGTATCGCGAGGATTTGGTGAGTGGTTTAGAGGAGGCACCCAAAGCCTTTATCGGGCTGTTGCAAGGCCATAATTTTGGAAAATTAGTTGTACGTGTCAGCGACGATTGA
- a CDS encoding (2Fe-2S)-binding protein, protein MQALIINGQSQQVDVAADMPLLWVLRDVLGLTGTKYGCGIAQCGVCTVHLDGQPIRSCVTPISAVAGRSITTIEAIGETAVGQAVQQAWLAHEVVQCGYCQSGQIMAATALLQSHPAPDDQAIDAAMAGNLCRCATYTRIRTAIHSIGRVEEA, encoded by the coding sequence ATGCAAGCGTTAATCATCAACGGACAGTCGCAGCAGGTTGACGTTGCAGCGGATATGCCCCTGCTGTGGGTCCTACGCGATGTGCTAGGCCTGACCGGGACAAAATATGGTTGTGGCATTGCCCAGTGTGGCGTGTGCACCGTGCACCTCGATGGTCAGCCGATCCGTTCGTGCGTGACGCCGATTTCCGCTGTGGCGGGTCGGTCGATCACCACCATCGAGGCTATCGGTGAGACGGCTGTGGGCCAAGCTGTGCAGCAGGCTTGGCTAGCGCACGAGGTGGTGCAATGCGGTTACTGCCAGTCAGGGCAGATCATGGCCGCGACTGCTCTGCTGCAGAGCCACCCCGCGCCCGATGACCAAGCGATTGATGCTGCCATGGCGGGCAATCTGTGTCGCTGCGCCACCTACACCCGTATTCGTACGGCCATTCACAGTATTGGCCGTGTAGAGGAGGCGTGA
- a CDS encoding molybdopterin cofactor-binding domain-containing protein — protein MKKPNEVTVDMSRRRLLQGSGIALGGLVLSTWLPPLVSKSAAAEAAAAGRLGDRSAEGFGAFVRVGPDGVVTVISPKIEMGQGAQTGIAMMVAEELEVALDQVMIQEAPPNSALYTDTLLQFQATGGSTSTRYTWEPLRRAGATARILLIQAAALQWRVAPSLCHAQNGQVFGPNGLQANYGELVEAAATLPLPSDVVLKTPEQFKLLGTPAQRLDTPAKVNGKARFTIDLQIPDMLVASSITCPVYGGRLLKVDDTAARRVPGVRDIVRLDNAVAVTASNFWACQQAIKALKIDWDLGPHAAIGSAQLDQELLAASSRDGVVAKRTGDIEQAKQQSASQFEAVYEQALLSHSPLEPMSCVAHVRKDACELWVGTQVPVFAQQTAAQVTGLPVEKIQVHNQLIGGAFGRRLEFDFITQAVAIARQVDYPIKLIWSREEDMTHDLYRPLYADRMQAALDVQGRPLGWEHRIAGASILARYAGSLPANGVDADAVEVAVDPIYSLAHLQVRYIRQEPSVVPVSWWRGVGPLRGTYALECFIDELAHNAKADPVAYRLELMAEQPRAQAVLRLLAEKTDWNKPLPAGQGRGVAVSAVFGSYVATLVELEMQGDLGLSIKRLVSVVDCGFATNPTSVKAQIEGGTLFGLSASLFNEILIENGQVQQTNFHNYRQLRISEAPAVEVHLLPSLEAPGGVGEAGTALIGPALVNALFAASGQRTRRLPLSRFGYYPV, from the coding sequence ATGAAAAAACCTAACGAAGTGACTGTTGACATGTCCCGTCGCCGCCTCTTGCAGGGCAGCGGCATCGCCCTCGGCGGCCTGGTATTGAGTACCTGGCTACCGCCGCTGGTGTCCAAAAGTGCCGCCGCCGAGGCAGCCGCCGCAGGTCGGCTGGGCGACCGCTCTGCTGAGGGTTTCGGTGCCTTTGTCCGCGTTGGCCCCGATGGCGTGGTCACGGTGATCTCACCGAAGATTGAAATGGGTCAGGGCGCGCAAACCGGTATTGCCATGATGGTGGCAGAGGAGCTGGAGGTTGCTCTGGATCAGGTGATGATCCAGGAAGCGCCACCGAACTCGGCGCTGTATACCGACACCCTGCTGCAGTTTCAGGCCACCGGTGGCTCGACCTCTACCCGTTATACCTGGGAGCCGCTGCGCCGTGCTGGTGCCACGGCGCGCATCCTGTTAATTCAGGCGGCTGCTCTGCAATGGCGCGTCGCGCCGAGCCTGTGCCACGCGCAGAACGGCCAAGTATTTGGCCCCAATGGCCTGCAGGCTAACTACGGCGAACTGGTCGAGGCTGCTGCGACGCTGCCACTGCCCAGCGACGTTGTGCTGAAAACCCCCGAGCAGTTCAAGCTGCTGGGTACCCCCGCGCAGCGTTTGGATACGCCCGCGAAGGTTAACGGCAAGGCACGCTTTACCATCGACCTGCAAATCCCTGACATGCTGGTGGCCTCCAGCATCACCTGTCCGGTGTATGGCGGGCGGCTGCTCAAGGTTGATGACACAGCGGCGCGACGAGTGCCTGGCGTGCGCGACATCGTGCGCCTGGACAATGCTGTGGCCGTCACCGCGAGTAACTTCTGGGCCTGTCAGCAGGCCATCAAGGCGCTGAAAATCGACTGGGACCTCGGCCCACATGCCGCGATTGGTTCAGCGCAATTGGACCAGGAGCTGCTCGCCGCCAGTAGCCGTGATGGCGTGGTCGCCAAGCGCACCGGCGACATTGAACAAGCCAAGCAGCAATCGGCCAGCCAGTTCGAGGCGGTTTACGAGCAGGCGCTGTTGTCACATTCGCCGCTTGAGCCCATGAGCTGTGTGGCCCATGTGCGTAAAGATGCCTGCGAACTGTGGGTCGGCACCCAAGTGCCGGTGTTCGCTCAGCAGACGGCAGCTCAAGTCACCGGGCTGCCAGTGGAAAAAATCCAGGTGCACAACCAGCTTATCGGCGGTGCATTTGGCCGGCGTCTGGAGTTCGACTTCATCACCCAGGCGGTGGCCATCGCGCGGCAGGTTGATTACCCGATCAAGCTGATCTGGAGCCGTGAAGAGGACATGACCCACGACCTCTACCGGCCGCTGTACGCCGACCGTATGCAGGCCGCCCTCGACGTGCAGGGGCGCCCGCTGGGCTGGGAACACCGCATCGCTGGCGCCTCGATTCTCGCCCGCTATGCCGGCAGCTTGCCGGCCAACGGTGTGGATGCCGATGCCGTCGAAGTAGCCGTGGACCCTATCTACAGCCTGGCGCATTTGCAGGTTCGTTATATCCGCCAGGAGCCGAGCGTGGTGCCCGTTTCCTGGTGGCGAGGCGTGGGCCCGCTGCGTGGGACCTATGCCCTGGAGTGTTTTATTGATGAGCTGGCGCATAACGCCAAGGCTGACCCGGTGGCTTACCGATTGGAGCTGATGGCGGAGCAACCAAGAGCCCAGGCGGTGCTGCGTTTGCTGGCCGAGAAAACAGACTGGAATAAGCCGTTACCCGCAGGGCAGGGCCGTGGTGTGGCGGTCAGTGCGGTGTTCGGCAGCTATGTGGCGACCTTGGTTGAACTGGAGATGCAGGGCGACTTGGGCTTGAGCATCAAGCGTCTGGTCAGTGTGGTGGATTGCGGTTTTGCGACTAACCCGACCTCGGTTAAGGCGCAAATCGAGGGCGGCACCTTGTTCGGCCTGTCCGCCTCGTTATTCAACGAAATCCTGATCGAAAACGGCCAGGTGCAGCAGACCAACTTCCACAACTACCGGCAGCTGCGGATCAGCGAAGCGCCGGCGGTGGAGGTGCACCTGCTGCCGAGTCTGGAGGCGCCGGGTGGCGTCGGCGAGGCGGGCACTGCGTTGATCGGCCCGGCCTTGGTCAACGCTCTATTTGCCGCATCGGGTCAGCGTACTCGTCGCTTGCCGCTGAGCCGTTTCGGCTATTACCCGGTTTAA
- a CDS encoding cytochrome c — MKLISNLLMLANAALLAHAAYAQDDSLAKGEYLTRASNCVACHTVPGGEPFAGGVEFKLPFGSLFSPNITPDTKTGIGAWTDDEFVSAMQTGVGRDGKHYYPAFPYTAYSKMSRDDILAIKGYLASLEPVEQAPRENHISFPFNQRWGMVFWNLLFLDDERFQADSQYSEEWNRGKYLVEGPGHCGECHSPRNLFQAVSSDRSLAGNVLQGWNAYNISSDPKHGIGAWPTDVLARYLKDGAAPGLGLSSGPMAEVVENSLRHLTDADRQAIAVFLKDSAPRSEGVPRPEKAGMVGQTNKNDLGYKLFAGACASCHSWDGTGSQSPTAMLLGLKTVNDPAASNLLGILLSGHGSADTPVDRYMPSFGTIYNDQELAALSSFVLQHFGESGARVSVPAVAERRTESLH; from the coding sequence ATGAAATTAATAAGCAATCTACTGATGCTCGCCAACGCTGCTCTGCTGGCGCACGCGGCCTATGCGCAAGACGACTCGCTCGCTAAAGGCGAATACCTGACGCGCGCCTCCAACTGCGTGGCTTGCCACACCGTGCCCGGCGGTGAACCCTTCGCCGGTGGTGTCGAGTTCAAGCTGCCGTTCGGTTCGCTGTTTTCACCCAACATTACCCCGGATACAAAAACTGGTATCGGCGCCTGGACCGATGACGAGTTCGTCAGCGCGATGCAGACGGGTGTGGGCCGCGATGGTAAACACTATTACCCGGCGTTTCCCTATACCGCCTACAGCAAGATGTCACGTGATGACATTCTGGCGATCAAGGGTTATCTCGCCAGCCTAGAGCCTGTCGAACAGGCCCCGCGGGAAAACCACATCAGCTTCCCGTTTAACCAGCGCTGGGGCATGGTTTTCTGGAACCTGCTGTTCCTCGATGACGAGCGGTTCCAGGCGGACAGCCAGTATTCTGAGGAGTGGAATCGCGGCAAGTACTTGGTAGAAGGGCCGGGCCATTGCGGCGAGTGCCATTCGCCGCGCAACCTGTTTCAAGCCGTCAGCAGCGACCGCTCGCTGGCCGGTAACGTGCTTCAGGGCTGGAACGCTTACAACATCAGCTCTGATCCTAAGCACGGCATTGGTGCTTGGCCCACGGACGTGCTTGCGCGCTATTTAAAAGATGGCGCAGCGCCAGGCTTGGGCTTGTCCTCGGGACCCATGGCCGAGGTGGTGGAGAACAGCTTGCGCCATTTGACCGATGCTGACCGTCAGGCAATTGCTGTCTTCCTCAAAGATTCAGCACCGCGCAGCGAAGGTGTACCTCGCCCAGAAAAGGCAGGGATGGTGGGGCAGACCAACAAGAATGACCTTGGCTATAAGCTGTTTGCCGGGGCATGCGCCAGTTGCCACAGCTGGGACGGTACCGGCAGCCAGAGCCCGACGGCCATGCTGCTGGGTCTGAAGACGGTTAATGACCCTGCCGCCAGCAACCTGCTGGGCATTCTCTTGAGCGGGCACGGCTCGGCCGATACCCCGGTGGACCGGTATATGCCGTCGTTCGGCACCATTTACAACGATCAAGAGTTGGCCGCGCTGAGCAGCTTTGTACTGCAACACTTTGGCGAGAGTGGTGCACGGGTATCGGTGCCCGCGGTCGCCGAGCGGCGGACCGAGTCCCTGCATTGA
- a CDS encoding XdhC family protein produces the protein MSGLNALLDALLTERDAGREAVLATVVKVEGSAYRRPGARMLVSRFGRPEGTISGGCLEAEVAKKAWWLTESGPALRSYSTAEADEASEEALSFGLGCNGKVHVLFERLPASGSCALVDALLRVRDTQQPAAIATVIASPTGASPRLGARLFLVPGQHARGELLRSGLAEHIRADLQQTLLRGKSSRCLYPNGSDPVEVLLEYLPPVRRLVVFGAGHDAQPLVRMAKLLGWHVTVIDGRAHFARAERFADADQVLVGDVEQPFAFRDQVRGAAVAVMTHSLVQDAHWLQGVLRSEPCYVGQLGPRERTERLLAGIHEQLAKPQDELPGLEYLHYPIGLDLGGDTPESVAMAMLAEIQAVLNGRSGGSLRFRSASIHDSDPVVMAGLDETDIAAKGCRHFAGQR, from the coding sequence ATGTCGGGTCTGAATGCACTGCTGGATGCGCTTCTGACCGAGCGTGATGCTGGCCGCGAGGCGGTGCTTGCGACGGTGGTAAAGGTCGAAGGCTCGGCGTATCGACGGCCGGGTGCACGCATGTTGGTGTCGCGTTTCGGTAGGCCTGAGGGCACCATCAGTGGTGGTTGCTTGGAGGCGGAAGTGGCAAAAAAAGCCTGGTGGCTGACCGAATCGGGGCCGGCGCTGCGCAGCTACAGCACCGCCGAGGCGGATGAGGCCAGCGAAGAAGCGCTGAGCTTCGGCTTGGGCTGCAACGGCAAGGTTCACGTGCTGTTCGAGCGTCTACCGGCCAGCGGCTCCTGCGCGTTAGTCGATGCTTTACTCCGCGTTCGCGACACCCAACAACCAGCGGCCATCGCCACGGTGATTGCCAGCCCGACGGGTGCTTCACCACGCCTAGGCGCGCGCCTGTTCTTGGTGCCTGGGCAGCATGCTAGGGGCGAGCTGCTGCGCTCGGGGCTGGCTGAACATATCCGTGCAGACCTGCAACAAACCTTGCTGCGCGGTAAGTCATCCCGCTGTCTCTATCCGAATGGCTCAGACCCGGTGGAGGTGCTTCTCGAGTACTTGCCGCCCGTGCGGCGTCTGGTGGTGTTTGGTGCGGGCCATGATGCCCAGCCGCTGGTGCGCATGGCCAAGCTGTTGGGCTGGCATGTAACGGTGATAGACGGGCGAGCGCACTTCGCCCGCGCCGAGCGTTTTGCCGACGCTGACCAGGTGCTGGTTGGCGATGTCGAGCAGCCTTTCGCCTTCCGCGATCAAGTGCGCGGGGCTGCAGTAGCGGTGATGACCCACAGCCTGGTGCAAGACGCGCATTGGCTTCAGGGCGTGCTGCGCAGTGAGCCCTGCTATGTCGGCCAGTTAGGTCCGCGCGAGCGCACCGAACGCCTGTTAGCCGGCATCCATGAGCAGTTAGCTAAACCGCAAGACGAGCTGCCGGGGCTGGAATATTTGCACTATCCGATTGGTTTGGACTTGGGCGGCGACACCCCGGAAAGCGTGGCCATGGCCATGCTCGCGGAAATTCAGGCGGTGCTCAATGGCCGCAGTGGCGGCAGTCTGCGCTTCAGGTCTGCGAGCATCCATGACAGCGACCCTGTGGTGATGGCTGGCCTTGATGAAACGGATATTGCTGCAAAGGGTTGTCGGCATTTCGCCGGGCAGCGTTGA
- a CDS encoding putative quinol monooxygenase: MSESISVVAVLTAKDGKALEVERVLRACVQPSRAEDGCLSYVLTRCIEQAGRFIFVERWASHEAIARHRQMPHYTAMANLLGDLLSERQVYVLETLADDIEPSIGSHAGVVG, encoded by the coding sequence ATGAGTGAATCTATAAGCGTTGTAGCAGTACTGACAGCCAAGGACGGTAAAGCGTTGGAGGTTGAGCGGGTCCTGCGCGCCTGCGTGCAGCCATCGCGCGCCGAAGACGGCTGCCTGTCCTACGTCCTCACTCGGTGTATTGAACAAGCCGGTCGTTTTATCTTCGTCGAGCGCTGGGCCAGTCACGAGGCGATAGCGCGCCATCGGCAGATGCCACATTACACGGCCATGGCCAATTTATTGGGCGACCTGTTGAGCGAGCGTCAGGTTTATGTGCTCGAAACGCTGGCGGACGACATCGAGCCCTCCATCGGTTCCCACGCCGGCGTTGTCGGGTGA
- a CDS encoding radical SAM protein encodes MIVDRQGRRFRKLRLSLTAACNYACTYCVADGRRLVAARDELTATAMLRAVELLRDVAGVEALRITGGEPLLSDRLEPFLRGLGTLAFQDISLTTNGQLLAGKLPILRSAGIQRLNVSLDTLDPNAFRKIAKGGDLQTVLSGIEQARRAGMSIKINMVPMRGSNLDQVMPMLAFCVQQGYELRFIELMRMGHLAQHAEVFRAQFVGQRELLELIGERYEFSQAEAPVDSTALRYDISEGGAFGIIANESVPFCRSCSRLRLSSTGWLYGCLSSNRGHFMGDLLALPSDQAHPQLAGLLSRALGDKQDATFTGSALIMKSLGG; translated from the coding sequence GTGATTGTTGATCGACAGGGTCGACGTTTTCGCAAACTGCGCCTGAGCCTCACCGCGGCCTGCAATTACGCCTGCACCTACTGTGTGGCCGATGGCCGTCGCTTGGTGGCCGCGCGCGATGAGCTGACGGCCACGGCGATGCTGCGTGCAGTCGAGTTGCTCAGGGATGTTGCCGGTGTTGAGGCGTTGCGCATTACCGGCGGCGAACCGCTGCTGAGCGATAGGTTGGAGCCCTTTCTTCGAGGGTTAGGCACGCTGGCATTTCAGGACATTAGCCTGACCACTAATGGCCAGTTGTTGGCGGGCAAGTTGCCGATATTACGCAGCGCGGGCATCCAGCGGCTCAATGTTTCCTTGGACACGCTTGACCCGAATGCCTTCCGCAAGATTGCCAAGGGCGGCGACCTGCAGACGGTGCTCAGCGGCATCGAGCAGGCGCGCCGAGCCGGCATGAGCATCAAGATCAACATGGTGCCGATGCGAGGCAGCAACCTCGATCAAGTTATGCCCATGCTGGCGTTCTGTGTGCAGCAGGGCTACGAGCTGCGCTTTATCGAACTTATGCGGATGGGGCATTTAGCCCAGCATGCAGAGGTTTTCCGCGCACAGTTTGTCGGCCAGCGTGAGTTGCTGGAACTCATCGGTGAGCGTTATGAATTCAGCCAGGCCGAAGCGCCAGTAGACTCCACCGCGCTTCGCTATGACATTAGCGAGGGGGGCGCGTTCGGCATTATTGCCAATGAAAGCGTGCCATTTTGCCGTAGCTGCAGCCGCCTACGTTTGTCCTCCACGGGCTGGTTATATGGATGCCTGTCCTCGAATCGCGGGCATTTTATGGGCGACCTGTTGGCGCTGCCGAGTGATCAGGCGCACCCGCAGCTGGCAGGTTTGCTCAGCCGTGCGCTGGGGGATAAACAGGACGCTACGTTTACCGGCAGTGCCCTGATTATGAAATCGCTCGGGGGCTGA
- a CDS encoding nucleotidyltransferase family protein, protein MTELHSRPGCIGLVLAAGFGQRFGSDKRVAKLANGSKLLAATLLRAQEAFSDVRVVLKVEDDAQALAIPPGIQVVRTAQAKQGMGSSLAAGIQSLANTQATAVAVLLGDMPWISLATLRQLQSQAHVEHIVVACCNGQRGHPVLFGRRFWPELMQLQGDNGAKGLIATHAQQVIEVKLADSGILQDVDTPTDLSPRAIS, encoded by the coding sequence ATGACAGAACTGCACAGCAGGCCGGGCTGTATCGGCTTAGTCCTTGCCGCCGGCTTCGGACAACGCTTTGGCAGCGATAAACGCGTGGCTAAGCTGGCCAACGGTAGCAAGCTGCTGGCAGCAACATTGTTGCGGGCGCAGGAAGCCTTCAGTGATGTTCGGGTCGTGTTGAAGGTTGAGGACGATGCGCAGGCCTTGGCTATTCCGCCGGGCATTCAGGTGGTTCGTACAGCACAGGCCAAACAGGGCATGGGCTCAAGCCTGGCTGCAGGCATCCAAAGCCTGGCAAACACTCAGGCCACGGCGGTGGCAGTGCTGCTTGGGGACATGCCGTGGATTTCTCTCGCCACCCTGCGGCAACTGCAGTCGCAGGCCCACGTTGAACATATCGTCGTCGCTTGCTGCAATGGCCAGCGCGGACACCCTGTGTTGTTCGGCCGCCGTTTTTGGCCGGAATTGATGCAACTGCAAGGGGACAATGGGGCCAAGGGTTTAATCGCCACCCATGCGCAGCAGGTGATTGAGGTGAAGCTTGCTGATAGCGGCATTCTGCAGGACGTCGACACGCCCACTGACCTCAGCCCCCGAGCGATTTCATAA
- a CDS encoding DUF4297 domain-containing protein yields the protein MNGTTSSSNPLGSAQREHAGAKTFEKYEYQYHWALCKILERHADTQEYVVFVEYHEDVIIGDGLDPASVKFDFNQVKNYATGKWTLNRILKRKTKKDGEKELSILGKMMDGVNKKGLYDRLRSLGLVNTSGFNLEQIDKDLELSIISTGDLTPECLQQISDALKSEIGSNTIPETLRFILSDLTSESFQDASIGRLSNMIESKWPDSKYKPHSIYLSLMDDLRRKGMIAFDFSKWEECVQKKGLTSIDVQKVIDLYLQDPSADSDLALFRSVMDILSVKLHLRIPLIHAFRRYYQEHKYGRSMPYLNSCKSISEAIDSILDAPSAEELTESAGIFIPAVISKMEASAVDAFPDEQTLEAAIIYELSKKI from the coding sequence ATGAACGGAACAACCAGCTCCAGCAATCCACTTGGCTCGGCTCAGCGAGAGCACGCTGGTGCGAAAACATTCGAAAAGTACGAATATCAATATCATTGGGCGCTATGCAAAATACTTGAGCGCCACGCAGACACTCAAGAGTATGTGGTTTTTGTCGAATACCATGAAGATGTAATCATCGGAGACGGCCTGGACCCAGCATCAGTAAAATTCGACTTCAATCAGGTTAAAAATTATGCGACAGGTAAGTGGACCCTAAACCGAATACTGAAACGCAAAACAAAAAAAGATGGCGAAAAGGAGTTATCCATCCTTGGAAAAATGATGGATGGCGTTAACAAAAAGGGGCTGTATGATCGCCTGCGCTCACTCGGCCTTGTTAACACAAGTGGATTCAATCTAGAGCAAATAGATAAAGACCTTGAGCTCTCTATCATTAGTACGGGCGACTTGACGCCCGAGTGCCTACAGCAAATATCAGATGCTCTTAAATCTGAAATCGGCTCCAATACAATCCCAGAAACCCTGCGCTTTATTCTATCGGATCTGACATCTGAATCATTTCAAGATGCCTCGATAGGTCGCCTCTCGAACATGATTGAGTCCAAGTGGCCCGACTCTAAATACAAACCTCATAGCATCTATTTGTCATTAATGGATGATCTGCGCCGTAAAGGGATGATAGCTTTCGACTTTTCGAAGTGGGAAGAATGCGTACAAAAAAAAGGGCTCACTTCGATAGATGTGCAAAAGGTAATTGACCTCTATCTTCAGGACCCTTCGGCCGATTCTGATTTAGCCTTGTTCAGATCAGTTATGGACATATTGTCGGTCAAGCTTCACCTTCGCATACCGTTGATTCATGCGTTCAGGCGGTACTATCAGGAGCACAAATATGGCAGGTCCATGCCCTACTTGAACTCATGTAAATCAATCAGCGAAGCTATTGATAGCATCCTCGACGCGCCGTCGGCTGAAGAGCTTACCGAAAGTGCCGGCATATTCATTCCTGCAGTAATTTCAAAAATGGAAGCCTCCGCAGTAGATGCATTTCCAGATGAACAAACATTAGAGGCAGCAATAATTTATGAATTATCAAAAAAAATCTAA